The sequence below is a genomic window from Rhodococcus sp. 4CII.
ATCGGCGCAGGCCTGCGGGCTCGGACTTCTCGGCGGGCCGCCGACGCCCCGCACCGCCCGCGAGTCCCACAGTCGAGGCGTCGGACAACTCGTGGTGGCGGCTCTCGACGCGGGAGCCCGGAGGATCGTCGTCGGTCTCGGCGGGAGCAGCTGCACCGACGGAGGCCGAGGCCTCGTCGAGGCACTGGCGGAGGGGTTCGGGAGCGCCGACGCCGCCGTCGCCCGCCTGCGCACCGTGGAACTGGTGGCAGCGACCGACGTCGAACATCCGTTGCTGGGCGAACACGGCGCCGCCCGCGTGTTCGGACCGCAGAAGGGTGCCGACCCCGACACCGTCGCGTTCCTCGAGGACCGGAACACCGCGTGGGCGGCCCAACTGCGCCGGGTCACGGCCCGGGAGGTCGCCGCCGAACCGGGCGCCGGCGCCGCCGGGGGGATCGGGGCCGCGCTGCTCGCGCTCGGCGCAACCCGCGAATCCGGCGCCCACGTGGTCGCGCAGCGCACCCGGCAGGACCGGCAGCTCGCCTCCGCCCAGCTGGTCGTCACCGGCGAGGGTCGTCTCGACCAGCAGTCGCTACGCGGAAAGCTCGTGATCGCGCTCGCCGCGGCCGCGCGCAGACGGTCCATCGCGACGCTCGTCCTGGCCGGGCAGGTTCTCCTCGACACCGCGGACCTCGACCGCGCGGGCATCGACCGTGCCCTGTCCCTCGTGGACCACGCCGGATCCGTCGAACTCGCGATGACGGATGCATACGCACAGCTCCGGGACCTCGCCGCCGCGGCCGCGCGCGGGTGGGAGGGCGCGGCGGCCGGGTAGTAACCCGAA
It includes:
- a CDS encoding glycerate kinase; its protein translation is MRVLIAPDSFGDTLTAVEATAAIAAGWSAVRPDDQLIEAPQSDGGPGFVDVVAAAGGNVRTAVVEGPLGADVAARWLLDGADAYLESAQACGLGLLGGPPTPRTARESHSRGVGQLVVAALDAGARRIVVGLGGSSCTDGGRGLVEALAEGFGSADAAVARLRTVELVAATDVEHPLLGEHGAARVFGPQKGADPDTVAFLEDRNTAWAAQLRRVTAREVAAEPGAGAAGGIGAALLALGATRESGAHVVAQRTRQDRQLASAQLVVTGEGRLDQQSLRGKLVIALAAAARRRSIATLVLAGQVLLDTADLDRAGIDRALSLVDHAGSVELAMTDAYAQLRDLAAAAARGWEGAAAG